The following proteins are encoded in a genomic region of Zea mays cultivar B73 chromosome 9, Zm-B73-REFERENCE-NAM-5.0, whole genome shotgun sequence:
- the LOC100278495 gene encoding uncharacterized protein LOC100278495 → MSYYGDRRAESSIVEAFTLSPLPYPVILVLLMVTLLLGASWFFTYDDFIEEASQQLSWALLGVPIALVLLIRWISSVDSFEGYLGFYPRESRWKGRYERGPAEGSSPWGVALLVLLLLVLASFHSTIHDMWGP, encoded by the coding sequence ATGTCGTACTACGGCGACCGGCGCGCGGAGTCGTCGATCGTGGAGGCGTTCACGCTGTCGCCGCTGCCGTACCCGGTGATCCTGGTGCTGCTGATGGTGACGCTGCTGCTGGGCGCCTCGTGGTTCTTCACGTACGACGACTTCATCGAggaggcgtcgcagcagctgagCTGGGCGCTGCTGGGCGTGCCCATCGCGCTCGTCCTCCTCATCCGCTGGATCTCCTCCGTCGACTCCTTCGAGGGCTACCTGGGCTTCTACCCGAGGGAGAGCCGCTGGAAGGGCCGCTACGAGCGGGGCCCCGCCGAGGGCAGCTCGCCCTGGGGCGTCGCCttgctcgtcctcctcctcctcgtgcTCGCCAGCTTCCACTCCACCATCCACGACATGTGGGGGCCGTGA